The proteins below are encoded in one region of Lactuca sativa cultivar Salinas chromosome 3, Lsat_Salinas_v11, whole genome shotgun sequence:
- the LOC111896328 gene encoding protein trichome birefringence-like 19, translated as MKQTGLGFGNPHGKNTQGTTHRSTSKTLLLITLTLIILTVIPLYFPFNKFPYLSSSNHPSSTSPDTISPANHPHDQLITIDDNHHKCDVFSGEWVPNPNAPYYHNTTCWAIHEHQNCQKYGRPDSDYMKWKWKPDECDLPVFNPYQFLEIVRDKALAFVGDSVGRNQMQSLICMLSRVEYPIDVSTTKDENFKRWYYESYNFTLATYWSPFLVKFKEPSTDDPTLAGVFSLYLDEFDNAWTNHIDDFNYLIINGGHWFSRPSLYYEKGQIIGCKYCQKDNITDYPMTFGYHRAFRTAYKAIMSRKNFKGVAMLRTFAPTHFEGGDWNKGGDCPRKKPFKSNEIRLEGSNLEMYLSQMEEFKWAEKKAKDNGLKLRLLDITQPMLLRPDGHPSKFGHWPNENVALYNDCVHWCLPGPIDTWSDFLLHMLKMEGRRSAEGKLYSKLIKV; from the exons atgaaaCAGACTGGGCTTGGGTTTGGGAACCCTCATGGCAAGAACACTCAAGGTACAACCCATCGAAGCACCTCCAAAACACTCTTGCTCATTACCCTAACCCTAATCATCCTCACTGTAATCCCTCTCTATTTCCCTTTCAACAAATTCCCATATCTATCCTCCTCCAACCATCCCTCCTCCACCTCACCGGACACAATCTCTCCGGCGAACCACCCCCATGACCAACTCATCACCATCGACGATAACCACCACAAATGCGACGTGTTTTCCGGCGAGTGGGTaccaaaccctaatgctccttacTACCATAACACCACGTGTTGGGCAATCCATGAACACCAAAACTGCCAGAAATATGGGCGACCCGATTCAGATTACATGAAGTGGAAATGGAAACCAGATGAATGTGATCTTCCCGTTTTTAATCCTTATCAGTTCTTGGAAATCGTGAGAGATAAAGCTTTGGCGTTTGTGGGTGATTCTGTTGGCAGGAATCAAATGCAATCTTTGATTTGCATGTTGTCTAGG GTTGAATATCCAATTGATGTTTCTACCACAAAAGACGAAAATTTCAAACGTTGGTACTATGAATCATACAACTTCACCCTCGCCACATATTGGTCACCATTTTTGGTAAAGTTCAAAGAGCCTAGTACTGATGACCCAACTCTAGCTGGCGTCTTCAGTCTCTACCTAGACGAATTTGACAATGCTTGGACCAATCACATTGACGATTTCAATTACCTAATAATAAATGGAGGACATTGGTTCTCACGACCCTCGCTCTATTATGAGAAAGGCCAGATAATTGGTTGTAAATATTGTCAGAAAGACAATATCACTGACTATCCAATGACATTTGGGTATCATAGAGCATTTCGTACAGCGTACAAAGCAATTATGAGTAGAAAAAACTTCAAAGGCGTAGCAATGTTACGCACTTTTGCACCGACACATTTCGAGGGTGGGGACTGGAACAAAGGGGGAGATTGCCCTAGGAAAAAACCATTTAAGAGCAATGAAATAAGGTTGGAGGGTTCAAATTTGGAAATGTATTTATCCCAAATGGAAGAATTCAAATGGGCCGAAAAGAAGGCCAAGGATAATGGGCTTAAACTTAGGCTTTTGGATATAACACAACCCATGTTGTTAAGGCCCGATGGACACCCTAGTAAATTTGGACATTGGCCCAATGAGAACGTGGCTTTGTATAATGATTGTGTGCATTGGTGTCTACCTGGACCCATTGACACGTGGAGCGATTTTCTGCTTCATATGTTGAAGATGGAGGGTAGGAGATCAGCCGAAGGGAAGCTTTATTCTAAACTCATCAAAGTATAA